CGCACATTACTGACCACACAAGTATCATATACAAACACAATAAGAGTGACACGAAAATGCAAACAATTGAGGTCCATTTGGGACAGTTTTGAATCCaagaaaacataaataaaacccttTTGTTGATTTTCTCAATACACATATTGACAAAACTACATATTCCAATAGATAAAGAACAGCAACAAAAGCATCCTATTCAATAATGAAATGAACTCATATGTGAAGGACAATGTGctttaatttaacttttttggCCGGTTTAGCATATGAGCTTGCAATTGAAGACAATTTGCCAGAACAAACAAAATGATATtgcaaaacataaaaaataaaacaaatgatCCACGTTACCATCACAAAATAGCTCAACTATTAGCTCCGGACAacattttccaacagcaaacttGGAAAGGGAAGGTGAGAGGTTATGAATGAAAGAAGGCTAACAACATAACGACTCTCAAATTACTTGATTAACTCACAAAAATGGCTAAACAAGCACCAATTACAACATAAAACAGAGTCCAATTAGAATGTTGCTGCACAAGAAGCATCAAGTTAATTGAAGAGAAATGCAAACGACAAAGCATTGAGTGTAGAGATACCATTAAAActtgaaaagaaaatgaagcatGGAATGTGCAACTTATGAAGtgaacattatatatataaaaacatatATTTCTCTTGAATATCAGAAAGAAAGATGCAAGTTCCCTGACATTGAACATCAAGCCATAAACAAACAAAATTGGGGCATTTAAATGATATATTTAGAGATAAAGGACTTACCCATCAACATCAAGTTCGCCACTCAAAGACTCGAAACGGGGATCACGCACCACCTATCAATCGGTCAGTATACATACATAACAAATCcccatattaattaattgaagtattaaacaataaaagaaCACTATTGTCTAGTTTTCCATTCCATCACGTTTACTGCAAATGTGAAACTTCATATTGTCCAAAGAACCAGAATCAAAACTCAAGTTTCAACCATATATTTTGTGGATGTAAGTGAACATCAATAATAATCAATGTCAAAAGCAACAACAATAATCCTAGCCTACAAAATGTTCAGTCATAATTCATAAGGTGTCATATATATCTATAAACTCTAGAAACCAATATTCAAATAAAGCTAAATTCTGCTATATGAATTacttttatttatcaaattCCTCCTCTAGTCCAGCTCACATTAATATGCACAACCTTCCTTCAGTGTGTATTTACTAGTTAATTGTGGTCAAGCGAAAAACCACCTAAATGCAGATTCACCTGTCCAATTTATTTCGAGTACTTCCACCTCCCTTGTCATGTCACTTGATAGCATAATAAATCCCCTAGAATAATACTAAAGAATAAAGGGACAGAAAAGATAAGAGAATACCTTTTTAGGACCTTGAACAACCTCTCGGAACCGACTCACAGGCTTCTTACAAGTAACCTCCATTGGCCTGTTCGAGCAGACATGGATGCCGAAGTCACCAATTGCCACATATATATCTTACAAACCATGAAAACTCACATCTAAAATGAAAATCAGATGGCATAAAGAGTCACCGTAAACTCATAACAGTACCTATTCTTGTTGGCTCTACCAgactttttctcttcgttccgtTTTCCGTAGACCGATATAGACCCATTAGATCTTGCTTTTTGTATCTCCCCAAACGTAGCATCTGcgatttctctctctatttcACTCTCCTACTcaccaaaaaacaaaaaattagatCGATATAATTGAAAGCAGAAAATTTTAATATGATAATTGGAGTACCCACCTCTTCGTCTGAAGAAGACGACGATGATTGTAGGTCTTCTTCTCTTTCAACCGACTGGGGATTGCTAGAAGAGGCAAGTATTTCACTACGATTCTTCATTTAGAAAAAAATGCAGGAATCCAGTTTAGAGGAAAATAGGGATTGAGGTTTTGGGTTTAAACAGAAgggttttagttttaatttgaAACTTCTTAAAAACTATGTCGTTTTGGGTTCGGAGtcggaaaataaataaagggtaaattacacccatggccatgaACTATACCAATTTTCACattgtggtcactgaacttcaattcttcccgGTATAGCCATCGAACTTTACACCTTGTTACACCGGTAGCCACTATGATCGTTGACCATCAATTTTCCACCATTAACCCTATTATGACCGAATGTCTCTGTCACTTCCCCTTTctcaataatttatatatatatatatatatatagttctcTCTCTTCTATTTCCAACTTCTCACTTTGGCGCGCatttactctctctctctttcactAGTTCGCTTTTTCCATCTCTGGATTTTATTTGGGTTATATATAGGTTCTATCTCATTCCATCTCTAGGTTCTATTTCTCTTGCACTCGCTATGTCTTCCATTCCATGTCACAATcgatttcatccaattttagaAGGTACGTATGCGATTGTGGGTTAGATTCTCTGTTAAAAACTTCATAAAGTGATTCAAACTCTGCAGGAAATACTTCAATTACATGAACATTGGGGTTTGAGCTTCATATGTGTTGTTTTTTATTTAGGGTTTTGGTCGAAATCATGGTTTTTAAATTATTGACCTTGCAATATTGTAGCAATGGAATGCATGCAAATTTTTTGTTTGGTTTGATCAGCGGATGCAACCTCAAGCAAAATCTGTTATTCTTGGTCTTTTGAGAAACataacaaaaattataacacCAAATTTCCATCACTTAATTCATCCTTCACCAGTTGTTCCTCGTTCTTTCTCCATCTGTTCATTTTCGATCCTGTCAAGCTTTCTCAAAAGACCAAGAATAACAAATTTTGCTTGAAGTTGCAGCGACTGATCAAACCAAACAAAAAATCTGCATGCATTCCGTTGCTGCAATATTACGAGGTCGAACACTGATAATTTAAAAACCCTAATTTCAACCAAAAACCCTAAATAAAAAACAACACATATGAAGCTCAAACTCCACTTACTTACCTCATAATTCCTGTAATTGAAGTATCTCCTGCCAGAGTTTGAATCACTCCATGAAGTTTTTAATGGAGAATCTAACACAATCGCATACATACATTCTAAAATTGGATGAAGTAGATTGTAATATGGAAGACATAGTGagtgaaagagaaagagaatcCAGAGATAGAAAGAGAGACagtgagagagaaagtgaatgcaTACCAAAGTGAGGGGTTGGAAATAGAAGAGAGAGAACCATATGTATTAATAAGGTAAAATGGGTAGAAAATTATTGAGAAAGGGGAAGGGAGAGAGACATTCGGTCATAATGGGGTCAATGGTGCAAAATTGATGGTCAACTGTGGCATTGGCCACTCGTGTAATAAGGTGTAAAGTTCGATGGTCATACCAgaaagaattgaagtttagttaccataatgtgaaaatgggttatagttcagtggccatggtgTAGTTTAcacaataaataaatacataaataaacgAAAAAACCTAACAAAGGATGATAACCCTATTTCGACAATTCCTCTATTTCCATGGTCATTGCCCTATTCTGAAAGTCCTCAGCTTCACGTCACGCGATCATTACAAATTCCCCATCTCCTCCCCCATTTTTCAGCTCCTCGACACCTTCTTTTCACTCCGAGGCAGTCCAGTCCATAGCTGTCACTTTTCAACGAGCCTCTCTGCTGCAGCAACTCCCAACAACCCAACCGAGTAGGCGTCGGCTGAAACTTCTTGATTTTGAGGTGAATTTTGTCTCATTACCCTTATGTTCATGATTATGTTCTTTGTTTATCATCGAAGCCAGTAATAGTGATAATTCTGCTTGTTCTTTCCACTAGCTTCTTTGCCATTCCTCTTTGTAGTTATACTTTTTGTTGTTCGTTGAGCGTCGATCATGTATTTATTCTGAAGAGTCTGAGAACCCTGCCTGCCTTTTACTTATGATTGCCAGCTCCTCAGTGACGGAAAGCAAAATCCGATAGAAAAGATAACACAAATATGAAAAAGAGTCttggtttttatttatttaaaattttctctGTTACAGGATTCTCTGATGGTGAATAGAGGCGACCTACAGAGGTAGGTACAATTGATACTGTATCTGACAATTCTTATGGTAAGAGTTTGAGGCCATGGCTCTTCCTTTCGCCAAGTTGGGCATCCTTGTTGGTGCAGGTCCGTACAATTTGTCCCTTCTTCCTTTGATCATGTCTTAGGCTTTTGTTTCTCATTGATTGATCATTTTCATAACACACCTAGGTTTGATTTTGATGTGCGTTTGAATGCTTGGTGTGTGTAGCTGTTTTATTTGGTATTTTATATATCAACTGTTTTAGCTAGCAGTTTTTCTGTTTCTGCTCTGCTTACCGTTTGATTTTCATTGATGCTTTGTTGAACTTGGTATTGGTTCAAAATCCTAAAGTAGTTAGAGTTGTGATTGATTGACTGGGATGGCATCTGAAAAGGACCGACTTTTTTTTGTGGTCTGAGACTTAGCTCTTCTTTAACTAATTCAGAAGCGGTGTCCCTGAAGTGTCcctatatgaaaaaaaaatgaaagagggGACACTTGTTTTGGAATGACGGGTGTGTGTATTGCCGGGAGTGTTTGACACTCGTATGTTAACCTCCTAAAAGTAGTGCTTCCTAGAGGGCAATAGTTGGTCAGTTGAATTGTATTCTTTAATTCTTTTGGAATGCGATTGAACTTGGTAAGCAATGTGCTTTAATGGTTCCATGTCGCTGTAAAATTCCCTTTCCCctttcatatatttatttattatgcatattAAAATGCTGAAGCTGAACTAGTCTCCTTTTGCTAGGTTAAGCAATATAAAGTAGATCTGATTTGTAACTTAAAATTCTTTTTCCCCCTTTAGTTCTATCATCTATGTCAAAGTTGTATCATTTGTTTACTGGAATTAATTTACTGCTTACCAATTTTGGcattcttttaggaataattgGCTCAGTTCTCGTGAAAGAGGGGCGCCTGCCTGGTCTTCCTGACATTGTTTCAGGTGCTTTTAAGGTACATGTAGAACTAAAGCTATTGTGAGAATTTGACATGCCCAAATGTAATTGCAGTATGCACTCTTGTTCTTTTATTTAAATCTTTGCAGGtgtctctttatttttattttgtaggaTTTGTATTAAATATTTTACTCTTCTTTTCTTTAGCTTCTTTACGTCTTTGttgtgcttttttttttttttttttttataacctctctctctctctccagcTCTTGGTACATTTCTGATATTTAGGGGTGTATTTGGGAATTGGTTGGTGGGAAATCTCTCTCTTCATTTGAAGGTGAAGTTGTCATTATGATTGTAAAGGGTAGTTTTAAGCCACATGGAATTAATGGATTTGTAGACCATAAAAAGAGGATAGAAATCTACATGAGATTACTTCAGCGTGCCGTATATGCACTCATCTATCGATCATTTTCAACTGCTACCAGCTGTCATCATTTACTAAATGTCCCTGCAACTTATTCTTTCTTgtgatattttatttatattttactaTAAACAGTTCTGGTGGGTACAAAATCCTCATGGTCTGGCTCCTCtagaatcaaattaatttctcacACTAAAACTCTAGATGctagaaaaatggaaaatagCTTGAATCAATCTTTAGCTTTACAATGAAACAGCACAATGTAAAATTTTCTACAGGGGTTAAAGTGGTTATTTTTCTGTTACAAATAATGCCTCAATACGGTCAATGCTAATACTAATGATTTACCTTCTACTGCAGATTGGTTTGAAGCAGATTAGAAGGGATGATTCTACTTCATCAGTTAGCAAGCCGCATAATGACTCTTTAATGGCTCAGGTTTGCCTGTTAATGTTTATATTGtggattttcatgtttttgtctAATTTCAGATAAAAAAATGGTTGCTTAGATGTTAGTTGAATACACAGAGTGATTGGCATTCATATAGTTGTTAAAAGCAAGGTTCAGGGGTCAGCGCCTCTGTGTGTGTGAGGCGGGTGATGTCAGCTGCGCGCACGCCTTTGTGCACCTTGAGTGGGGGCGCACCTACAATTGTAGGTTTTTTTAGGGTTTCTTAAGTTTCTAATCACAGCCATAGAAAGTCTTTGTGATGAAGGGATCAGATTAAGttagaaaaaaaaggaaaggaaagagtTGAGATGCGATTCTAAAGGACAGAAAAGCCAAAACACTTAGCAGCTTCTCTTCCACTGATGATGAATAGGGACTATTAAAGACTAAAGGGTTTAGTCTTGCTTGAGGAAAAGTAATTATTATTAGACTATTAGTTATTAACTTAGTCTTTAGTTGAAATTGAGCTTTGGTCTTTCGTTCTaaattttattatgaattataaTTATGTTTTAGTAGTTAATTAGAATTTATCTCATGCATTTTATGATTAAGATTGTTGTTATTTGACTATTTGTGTCATTTTAGAAATGTTAAGtgttattatttacaatttatatcttAGTTGTTTTGGTGCGCCTTGTGTCGCTCAGGCGTGCGCTTGAGCCTTGCGCGTTTCACAACTATGGGCATTTGTTTGAGGATGCATGCTTAGATCTTCAAAAGTGAATTGCTATCTTCTCCTTTCCTGTTGGCTATGGTTATGATTTTTGGGTGGAATTTTTGTGCCTGTGCCATAAAGTAATTTTAATGTTGGGGCTTGGCTAGCGGACTTTGCAAGCGAATTAGGAACTTGGATGTGTTTAGGACTTTGATACTTTATGCAGCAAAGAGAGGTGCAAGAAGGAAGATAAAAGGGAAGAAGAGACAGAGCAGTTAATTTTTTGCAAAAGATATTCAATGCCTGCTCAATGGTGGAGAAAATTATTGCAACAAATCAATGATCATAGCTCCTAAGTTAGGAAGAAATATTTTGCTATCTGTATGCTCATAATTTCATTAAGTACTCCAAGCCTTTCTCTACGAAATAAGATATGCACTGCTTATTAGTTGAGATTAAGTTTTGATACTTAAAATGTCTATTTTGCCTCAGTTTTCTTTTGTTCTTAAGTATGCTTATCATTTCATTCAATAAGATTATATGTTGTTCACTATTGGAAAGGTTTGCTAAAAGTTGTGAATGTATTTGtgccttttcatttttatagGTTAACAGTCTTCGGCAGGAGCTGCAAATGTTAGCATCAAACAGATCAATTACAATTGTAAATGCAAGTCAGAAAGGTTAGGGTTTTGTTccttctcttatgtataatgacacatacacacacacacacagagagagagagagagagagagagagagagagagagagacagcATATAGATACCTTGAGAATAAAAATGCAATAAGGTTTCACTTTTTTGAGATTGAGAAGTCTTACTAGATCCTCTTATCAAATTGCTTTATTCGACCACAATAATAACTAGCTTATCACGATTTTTTATGACTTATTGGGTGGTCTAACAGGCAGTGTTCCTCTATTTATATTTGTTAAAGTTGTTTCATATTGGACTTCTTACTTGCTAGTCTCTTCGAGTTCTTACATGTGCAAATGATGTGCAGGTGCAAGCAAATATGGAATAATCGTTGTTGTGGTTACAGTTGGCTACGGCTATATTTGGTGGAAGGTAAAGCTTTTTTCTTAAAGGTACATCTGATAGTGGATAGGTAGTTATTTGCACATTCATGATCCATACTAGCCAAGGCACTTCAGTGCTATTACAGCCAGATAGCATTTTTCAAATCTCGTGATATTTGCAATTTGGCCACAGTTTTTCTGTCTCTATTCTGAGCTATCTAAGTATCTGGATTTTAACAAATTTTTACTTGTTGATGTTGTCTTTGCTCATGATTTTAGCTAGGTATGACCAACACTATGGCCTATATTGGTGGAATGACATCTCAACAACCAAATACATTGCTTTTTAAATGTCTTTTCTGTTGATGCTTGTTTCAATGGCTTGTTTTCTAGTTCGCTTGACTCTATTTTCTGAAATATATTAGAGTGCAATTGTGATAACATAAAGATCATACAGTTTTCCTTTAATTGCCCATGAAACCCTATTTGTAGTCCTTgggatatatttataaaaaaaaagggcggcccggtcgcattacgcgtccccgctgagcgagggtccggggaggggtcccaccacaagggtgtattgggggcaagccttcccttgccaatttaattggcaagaggccgctcctaagactcgaacccgtgacctctggtcacacgacaacaacgttttaccgttgcgccaaggctcgccctctccttgggatatatttatatgtaataaaattaatttcgcATTACAAACTTATTTTTCTTGGTTGAGCTACAAATTTTGAATATAGTTATGTTTTGGTGGGCCAGAATCACTTATTTTTCCATGGATTTTCTGATAATTCCAACATATCCACGTCTTGGCTATGGGAGTTTCTGAAAGACATATCCAGTGTTGAATAAGCCGGTTCAACAattgaatttgatttttattcgCTGTGAGTGCAGATTTTTTAGCTGAATGCATTCTAGGCATGGAAGAGAAGCAGATTAGTTATTGCATTACTGATGTTGTCTTTCAGCATCCTTTTATCATGTGTTTGTCCATGCTCTgaattgttttatgttttcaGGGCTGGAAGCTTCCTGACATGATGTTTGCAACAAGACGAAGTCTATCTGATGCTTGCACTTCTGTAGCGCAACAACTTGAGAGTGTTTATGCATCAATCAGGGTGAGGGTTTATAttgtatattttatttcttcatAAGGAGAAGGTTACACTTGAATATCATGCCTTACCACTTGCAGCCACACCCTTCACCACTCTTATGTCGTTTGCTACTTCTTTTCCGTACAAGTTTTGAGGAGTCCTCCCTCTACCTATTTGCTTCTGTCCTTTTCACTCATATGTTAAATTCTGCTTAAAAATTGTGTTTCGTATCTGTAATTTGCAGGTGTAAACCAAGGAATATTGATATGTACGCTAATATACATGTCAGTAATATAAGCTTATGCtatctttttttatatagacTACCCGGAGGGAGTTATCTTCAGATATTGATCGTGTTGATTCTAATTTGAATGAGGTTGCTTCACTCACTGCTAATACACAAGAGAAGGTGGGTCTTAGCTGGATATTATCTCTGAAAACTTAGTTTCATGTAATGGATGGTTAGACTTAAACAAAGTATCTGTCACTTTCCTAGGTTACTGAGCTATTGGAAGATTCAGGAAGGATTGGTCATGATGTTCGATATGTTCGTGTTGCAGTTGAAACCCTGGTAAGCAACCTTTTAGATTAGTTGTTTTCTTCTACTTTTTTCCCCCTTTGAACCTTTATCATCTGATTCCATGGACCTGTTTTTTGAACTTGAATAGAGCTTATAtgaatttattctttttctCAATTTTGTAGGAACTTAAAATCAGCAGAATAGAAGGGAAGCAGGTAATTGTTATCGTGTTGGAAGTATGTTGCTTATGTTATGGTAACTGTTACTGATTTCATTCATCGGTTTAGGACTTGACAAACCTTGGAGTAAAGAAGTTGGTCGGCTATGCCAACAAATTGGATAATAACTTGCTTGAAGAGAATACTCAGGCATGTACCCTTTGTTCTTGAATTGGCTTTGCTCTCCTCATCTATAACGGATATtaaaggcgcatggcgcactaaggcgcaaggggtcctggagccatGGCGCATGGCGCATGGCGATGGCGCGCGCCATAGTGAGACAAGGCgcacttaaaaaaataaaaatataaaactaacataaaactaaatcatgaaaatatcttaagcataaataaattttaaaatgcaaaataaaccccATATTAGAAAACTTTAAAGTTGAATACTAATTCCTAAGTTCTACTCCTAATCAAAACTCTACAAATCCATCACTcctcatcatcactatcacacTCCTCATCTAAGGCATCATCAAACTATTGATCATCAAAGTTGAATTCCCTTTGGCTTCTTTGTTTCTGTTGTTTGAATCCGTTTAATGTGTTTTCTTTCTAGtaaacttcttcctcttttaATGACTCTGTCTCTTACTCTTCAAATGACTCtgtctcttcctcttcaaagAGTCTCTTCGTCTTCTACTTAGTTTAAAACCTATAATCTCTCTCCTTTTTAATACTTTTTGTTAATATAACATGTGTTCCATTCTAGATATATAAAGTAACTACCAAAAAACTGCCCATAACTGCCTCTAACTgccaaggcgcgccttggtgcgcctttggcaactgcatttggcgcaaaatggcgcaccaggcgcgtGCCATGGCGATTGCGCCTCGCCATGGGGGCTGCCATGGCGCCAAGGcctgcgcctggtgcgccatgcgccataggcgcgcctttaataactatgcccTAATATTAATTTTGTTCACATTTACGTATCCTTGTTTTGATGCTTAGTTGTTGATTAATCACTTGTACTGTATAACATCAAGTCTCTCAATAAAATTTTAGTGCATGTTATTCGCTTTGCTAATGGTTATAGCTTTATATTTAGGATACCCTTTTGTGATTCTGTTCCATAAGTTCCTTTGGTTAAATATGTTTCCGAAATTTTGCAGGCTTCATCATTCACACCACAGATTGCATTCTCATCAAAGGTAGTTTCTTTTTAACAGTTCTTGCTTGTTTGAGGCATTTGATATCTATGTTTGCAGAACTAGATGGCACGgtcttaaaattgtttttgatcTTCTCCTTAAAATATCTCAAAACTGAACATCAGTAACGGGAAACCAAATTTCTAAAGTTGTTCTGCCAAACTTTCACTACTGGGGTTTCTTACTTATTTTTATCTCGGTCAACATTTTAACGTGTCGTACGTTTGTGCCTTCTCAGAAGGGGTCTTTGCCTTTGCCTCCTCCATCAAGTGAACCAACTTCTCCCGTTGTTTCTGGTGGATCTATAGAGGTTTGTTGTACTATTGGAATTTATTCTCTTTTACTTCATAAAAGCATGCAAGATATATTTTGAGTAGAGAGTGATTGCCTCTCTcgtatttttaatgtttttttgcgAGTCTGCTGGATATACGGCCACTTTTAATTGCTATGGAATTGTCCGGGTGACTTTCATGGCAAGAATTTTTTCACTTATGGAACTAGTTTGTGGAATGGAAGATAGCCCTTTATCTTAAATCCCTTTTCAGAATTAACCTTCCcctgatttgattttttttttctttcataggTTCAACGCCCTTTCCATAATTCGTCCTCAGCCACATCCCTGAAGGTTAAATTCACTTTTAGTTTACATCTTACAATCGTTTTCACATCTATCTTTTTATTGGCATCTCAATGGCATAAAATCTGTTTTCAGAGAAGTGACGGGATTTCAGGAGCAACCGAGAATTCTAGTACTGGGATTTCTAATGGCATTAGTGCTCGAGATGAAACAAATAATGGCACTTCAAGTTGGTTAAAACCATTTCTTTTCAGGACTCTCAGTGCAACAACCAGTGTACTGCAGCAAGCGGGATCTGGCAAACAATGATCTTGCTTTATCTTTGGTTCAGAAGTTTATATTTAATGCGGTAATTAGTTCTATTTTTGGGAGGTCTTGCTGGGCTAGTTCGTCCTTGCCTAATTCACTCACTCCCCATAAATTTTGATATACTAGACCAGTAATAGGTTTTGTAGAGATTTTTACGGTATGAGGGTGCTCGTACCATTCTtagtttatatattttatataatctgGTGGAGGGTGGGGTTAGGAAGAAAACCGAAGGTTGCATCTTTTTCTTGTGAGGCCTAAAAGATTGTTTTGTAGGATTATGTTAAAACATAGAAGAAAATCAGTGCTATTAATAATTTAGACTGATGTTGCCTCAGTTTATCAATTTTGGAACTTCTGTTA
The DNA window shown above is from Euphorbia lathyris chromosome 1, ddEupLath1.1, whole genome shotgun sequence and carries:
- the LOC136210736 gene encoding uncharacterized protein — its product is MALPFAKLGILVGAGIIGSVLVKEGRLPGLPDIVSGAFKIGLKQIRRDDSTSSVSKPHNDSLMAQVNSLRQELQMLASNRSITIVNASQKGASKYGIIVVVVTVGYGYIWWKGWKLPDMMFATRRSLSDACTSVAQQLESVYASIRTTRRELSSDIDRVDSNLNEVASLTANTQEKVTELLEDSGRIGHDVRYVRVAVETLELKISRIEGKQDLTNLGVKKLVGYANKLDNNLLEENTQASSFTPQIAFSSKKGSLPLPPPSSEPTSPVVSGGSIEVQRPFHNSSSATSLKRSDGISGATENSSTGISNGISARDETNNGTSSWLKPFLFRTLSATTSVLQQAGSGKQ